From the genome of Scytonema hofmannii PCC 7110, one region includes:
- a CDS encoding prohibitin family protein codes for MKKSKAFNNAGKLTALLFLITLFLTPFAIVNAGERGVLMEFGKVQDRVLGEGIHVIVPVVNTVKRLSVRVQKQNISAKASSKDLQDISTDVTLNWHIIPEQANTIFQKIGDENNVVDRIINPAIEEVLKAVVARYTAEEIITKRGEMKAGVDETLTNRLANYHLAVDDISLIHIHFSPKFNEAVESKQVAAQEAKRAEFIALKASREAEAKVNLAKGEAEAHRVLRENLTPEILERQALEKWDGKLPIIVGQGEQKLLNLTDFLKSY; via the coding sequence ATGAAAAAAAGTAAAGCATTTAACAATGCCGGTAAATTGACTGCACTTCTATTTCTAATAACTCTGTTTCTGACTCCCTTTGCGATCGTAAATGCAGGAGAACGAGGTGTATTGATGGAATTTGGTAAAGTGCAAGACAGAGTTCTCGGAGAAGGTATTCACGTCATTGTACCAGTAGTAAACACAGTAAAAAGATTGAGCGTGCGAGTTCAAAAGCAAAATATTTCTGCTAAGGCTTCCTCTAAAGATTTGCAAGATATCTCCACAGACGTTACTCTAAACTGGCACATTATTCCAGAGCAAGCCAATACTATTTTTCAGAAAATTGGAGATGAAAATAATGTTGTTGATCGCATTATCAATCCAGCGATTGAAGAAGTTCTCAAAGCAGTTGTCGCGAGATACACTGCTGAAGAAATTATTACCAAGCGAGGAGAAATGAAAGCAGGAGTAGACGAGACTTTAACAAATCGATTAGCTAACTATCATCTTGCAGTAGATGATATTTCTCTAATCCACATTCACTTCTCTCCAAAGTTTAATGAAGCTGTAGAATCAAAGCAAGTTGCTGCACAAGAAGCTAAACGGGCAGAGTTTATAGCCTTGAAAGCATCAAGAGAAGCAGAAGCCAAAGTGAATTTAGCAAAAGGTGAAGCAGAAGCACACAGGGTACTCCGCGAAAATTTGACACCAGAAATTCTGGAAAGGCAAGCACTGGAAAAATGGGATGGCAAGCTTCCAATCATTGTTGGTCAAGGCGAGCAAAAGTTATTAAATTTGACCGATTTTTTGAAATCTTATTAA
- a CDS encoding sugar phosphate isomerase/epimerase family protein, producing the protein MELYLSLSAYGGVPTRKALTVFWEAGIRQVELAIGSQPDTDAVQAIQLFGQQGMVYRAHHAFVWGDRHHPFNLAQPQDWNYFQRLTDFLASLGITAYSVHGGNFATVCDRSLAYATFLENVYCLYQLCQMRGIALGVETMYPMLPTSATQNLLDNAEEVTQFCQDAPEIKLVIDLAHLNIWHNHSHLAKLQWLKLTPERLLEIHISDNDGRHDTHSRITPQTWWVSQISQFPVGVPIVLESRLNRLPVAGVTQECDRVKQLLWMN; encoded by the coding sequence ATGGAACTGTACCTCAGTTTGTCAGCTTATGGTGGAGTGCCAACCCGCAAGGCATTGACGGTATTTTGGGAGGCTGGTATTCGTCAGGTTGAACTCGCAATTGGTTCGCAACCCGATACCGATGCAGTACAGGCAATTCAGCTTTTTGGGCAGCAAGGGATGGTTTACCGCGCACACCACGCTTTTGTTTGGGGCGATCGCCATCACCCGTTTAATCTGGCACAACCCCAAGACTGGAACTATTTCCAGAGATTGACAGATTTCTTAGCTAGTTTGGGCATCACAGCCTATTCGGTGCATGGTGGGAACTTTGCCACGGTCTGCGATCGCTCACTGGCATATGCTACCTTTTTAGAAAACGTCTATTGCCTCTATCAACTGTGCCAAATGCGAGGTATTGCTCTTGGTGTGGAAACCATGTATCCTATGTTACCCACTAGTGCTACCCAGAACCTTTTGGACAATGCTGAGGAAGTGACTCAGTTTTGCCAAGATGCCCCAGAAATCAAGCTAGTCATTGATTTAGCACACTTGAATATTTGGCATAACCACAGCCACCTTGCAAAGTTGCAATGGTTAAAACTTACACCAGAACGACTTTTAGAAATTCATATCTCCGATAACGACGGACGACACGATACCCATTCCCGCATTACACCGCAGACCTGGTGGGTATCGCAAATTTCCCAATTTCCTGTCGGAGTACCGATTGTGTTGGAAAGTCGCCTGAATCGTTTACCTGTTGCAGGTGTGACGCAAGAGTGTGATCGGGTGAAGCAATTGCTGTGGATGAATTAA